From the Natronococcus sp. AD-5 genome, one window contains:
- a CDS encoding OsmC family protein, with translation MSEKDLQEAQRPIKESYEDKPEKAQVTLSARGEEQSDVRSCSVDIGRAIYEAELHEGAAGPGTGACSGDLLLGALAACSQLTAQAVADAFDIEAEITTEAHGDLDLRGTLGIDEDVPVGFQDLQLEVTVDGDVNEETAAALERYTERYCVVYQTLVDGAAIDVEWAFE, from the coding sequence ATGTCCGAGAAAGACTTACAAGAGGCGCAACGGCCGATCAAAGAATCATACGAAGACAAGCCGGAGAAGGCCCAGGTTACACTGTCGGCGAGAGGCGAAGAGCAGTCCGACGTTCGCTCTTGCAGTGTCGATATCGGACGGGCCATCTATGAGGCCGAGCTACACGAGGGCGCCGCCGGCCCCGGAACGGGTGCGTGTTCGGGCGATCTCCTCCTCGGTGCTCTTGCCGCTTGTTCGCAGTTGACCGCACAGGCGGTCGCGGACGCGTTCGATATCGAAGCTGAAATCACCACGGAGGCCCATGGCGACCTCGACCTCCGAGGAACGCTGGGCATTGACGAGGACGTTCCTGTCGGATTTCAGGATCTCCAACTCGAGGTCACCGTCGACGGTGATGTCAACGAAGAGACTGCGGCCGCCCTCGAGCGGTATACGGAACGGTACTGCGTCGTTTATCAGACGTTGGTAGATGGAGCAGCGATTGACGTGGAGTGGGCATTCGAGTGA
- a CDS encoding HalOD1 output domain-containing protein, with protein MKPYNSGERVKITTDQNDERQTDGGCIEIQTKRKESEPVSGTIIRGLAAVENVSISEVNPLYEQIDTDALDRLFSHAKHFHTDVAVEFSIDEYTVTVTCDDTV; from the coding sequence ATGAAGCCTTACAATAGCGGGGAACGCGTGAAAATCACCACGGATCAGAACGATGAACGCCAAACGGATGGCGGCTGCATAGAGATACAGACCAAGCGCAAGGAGTCTGAACCGGTTTCGGGCACAATCATACGGGGATTGGCCGCCGTAGAAAATGTTTCCATCTCCGAAGTCAATCCGCTGTACGAACAGATAGATACGGATGCGCTAGATCGGCTCTTCTCTCATGCAAAACATTTTCATACCGACGTCGCCGTCGAATTTTCAATTGACGAATACACGGTCACAGTCACCTGCGATGACACCGTCTGA
- a CDS encoding AAA family ATPase gives MELSVKAPLRSVATDSNVATLTAAAMATLGVVDRDPIQITADEQQVAARAQTGTAATMNEHEIRLSRPLRQSLDIDVGETVSIATTDPAVAERLTLSLPPNVMGEIAFDLKDELVDRVLVGGQTLVVDDETNAGAGHTADAAHGVPVRVAETDPDGPVIVRDWTNIRLSRTPTDELESALPTESPTGFDKIGGFDTVIDQLRELIELPLMNPELFRTLNVDPHRSVLLCGPSGTGKTTLVRALTDEVDVSLVTVRGSDVVSQDSSEEDPFEAAMADAKTNAPAVLFVDNLEALTDDFDNERAHRRIAQLVSVLDDRDRRSQVAIVGATASPETLTSSFRRAGRFDCEITVPVPNRDDRRAILDVRASGIPLADGVDLDRIAEQTYGFVGSDLCRLLRESAMQSLRRNELDPERLEGPVDATTLKALEITRHDVDGALRSIDPSALREVSVEVPDVTWDDVGGLEETIRQLRETVQWPLEHPEAFDRVSLRPAKGVLLYGPPGTGKTLLAKVVANEADSNFISVKGPELLNKYVGESEKGVREVFKKAQTNAPAIVFFDEIDAIATERGNGSGDSGVGERVVSQLLTELDGLEELEDVVVIATTNRPDLLDDALLRPGRFDRHVHVSVPNEFARQQIFAVHTRDRPLADDVDPAALAERTKGYVGADIEAVCREAATIAVREFIASDGDSADTIYVASDHFDAAIEAVDRDRNGENGFIETEFRTDEPSPE, from the coding sequence ATGGAACTCAGTGTCAAAGCGCCGCTGCGGTCGGTGGCGACCGACAGCAACGTAGCCACCCTTACCGCGGCCGCGATGGCCACACTTGGAGTCGTCGACCGAGATCCCATTCAGATCACAGCGGACGAGCAGCAGGTTGCTGCAAGAGCGCAGACAGGGACGGCTGCGACAATGAACGAGCACGAGATTCGGCTCTCCCGACCGCTTCGGCAATCGCTCGATATCGATGTCGGCGAGACGGTCTCGATCGCCACAACCGATCCCGCGGTCGCTGAGCGACTGACGCTCTCGCTTCCCCCGAACGTAATGGGGGAAATCGCCTTCGATCTCAAAGACGAGCTTGTCGACCGGGTTTTGGTGGGCGGACAGACGCTCGTTGTCGACGATGAGACGAACGCCGGGGCTGGACACACGGCCGACGCTGCCCATGGTGTGCCGGTTCGTGTCGCAGAAACGGATCCGGACGGACCGGTCATCGTCCGCGATTGGACTAACATTCGACTCTCGAGGACGCCGACCGACGAGCTGGAGTCCGCTCTGCCAACTGAATCGCCAACGGGTTTCGACAAAATTGGCGGATTCGATACCGTCATCGATCAACTGCGGGAACTCATTGAACTCCCGTTGATGAATCCTGAGCTGTTCCGGACGTTGAACGTCGATCCACATCGCAGCGTGCTCCTGTGCGGCCCGTCGGGCACGGGAAAGACGACGCTCGTTCGAGCGCTGACCGACGAGGTGGACGTCTCGCTCGTGACGGTTCGCGGATCTGACGTCGTTTCCCAGGATTCGAGCGAAGAGGATCCATTCGAGGCGGCGATGGCAGACGCGAAAACCAACGCGCCTGCGGTACTGTTCGTCGACAATCTGGAGGCGCTGACGGACGATTTCGACAATGAACGAGCCCACCGCCGGATCGCTCAACTCGTATCTGTGCTTGATGACCGCGATCGCAGATCGCAGGTCGCCATCGTCGGGGCGACGGCCAGTCCGGAGACGCTTACCTCCTCATTCCGTCGCGCCGGTCGATTCGACTGCGAGATCACCGTTCCGGTCCCGAACCGAGACGATCGCCGGGCGATACTCGATGTGCGCGCGAGCGGCATACCCCTGGCTGACGGCGTCGACTTGGACCGAATTGCCGAACAAACGTACGGGTTCGTCGGTTCAGATCTCTGTCGGTTACTCCGCGAGTCGGCGATGCAGTCGCTTCGGCGGAACGAACTCGATCCGGAGCGCCTCGAGGGCCCAGTCGACGCCACGACCCTCAAGGCGCTCGAGATAACGCGGCACGACGTTGACGGCGCGCTCCGATCGATCGATCCCTCGGCACTCAGGGAGGTATCCGTTGAGGTACCGGACGTAACGTGGGACGACGTAGGCGGATTAGAAGAGACTATTAGGCAACTTCGCGAGACCGTCCAGTGGCCCCTGGAACATCCCGAGGCGTTCGATCGCGTCTCGTTGCGACCCGCGAAAGGCGTCCTATTGTACGGTCCGCCAGGCACCGGCAAGACCCTGCTGGCGAAAGTCGTCGCAAACGAGGCCGACAGCAACTTCATTTCGGTTAAGGGGCCAGAACTGTTGAACAAGTACGTCGGCGAGTCGGAGAAAGGTGTTCGAGAAGTATTCAAGAAAGCGCAGACGAACGCGCCGGCGATCGTCTTCTTCGACGAGATAGATGCGATAGCCACTGAACGCGGTAACGGAAGCGGCGATTCCGGCGTCGGCGAACGAGTCGTCTCACAGCTGCTTACCGAACTCGACGGCCTCGAAGAGCTTGAGGACGTCGTTGTCATCGCGACAACAAACCGACCTGATTTACTCGACGATGCGCTATTGCGTCCTGGTCGGTTCGATCGACACGTTCACGTCAGCGTTCCGAATGAGTTTGCACGCCAACAGATATTTGCCGTCCACACACGCGACCGTCCGCTGGCCGATGACGTCGATCCGGCTGCTCTCGCCGAACGGACGAAGGGGTATGTCGGCGCCGATATCGAAGCGGTCTGTCGCGAGGCAGCTACAATCGCGGTCCGCGAATTCATCGCCAGTGACGGCGACAGTGCTGATACCATCTACGTGGCGAGCGATCATTTCGATGCAGCTATCGAAGCAGTCGACCGCGACCGTAACGGCGAAAACGGGTTCATCGAGACCGAGTTTCGAACCGACGAGCCGTCGCCTGAGTGA
- a CDS encoding pyrroloquinoline quinone-dependent dehydrogenase produces MAADKPEDKAIRAASETIVEETDLGYQVFNAPDEPVLHQTDTDRIPRFDVTQEMMNESGADDESWLMFANNYEAHRHTTADVITKDNVDRLTLEYELTVGANSSMEGSPIVVPGNPPVMYQTNGPSHVKAIDAREGEVLWSYTYPAPEDAVLCCDDNNRGVAVWRDKVYMTSLDSGVQALNRYTGEEEWYTSTADYKEGYSATWAPIVYDGVVFTGSAGGEYGVRGFHCALDAETGEELWRTQTCPEEEYVGESIKQSGGTNWMSATLDRERELLYINVGNPSPDFNGTVRPGPNRNTCSTVAIDIHTGDIQWAHQESSHDLWDYDAGMMRMILRDVEIDARDYTGDVVYSAGKTSWSYTMHPDTGDLLVRGEPITQQINFMKMVPHVDEERDYVMLPGLLGGQDWQPASYDPNTGLCYHKTLNTPHWIKWRNEEYQPGEKFWGGVVDVEPNEELIPDEYNGHISAIAAVDPTTGKVVWRDWIDSDRYLWGGTMTTASGLLFAGTQNGDMIAYDNESGERLWEYNLSDKAIAGDPVGWYDPVTEKQYVAIQVGGSGFVGRGPRGDRLAVFSLKA; encoded by the coding sequence ATGGCAGCAGATAAACCCGAAGACAAAGCTATCAGGGCAGCGAGTGAAACGATTGTCGAAGAGACAGACCTGGGATATCAGGTGTTCAACGCACCGGACGAACCGGTTCTTCACCAGACCGACACCGACCGGATTCCGCGCTTCGACGTAACTCAAGAGATGATGAATGAGAGTGGTGCGGACGATGAAAGCTGGCTGATGTTCGCCAACAACTACGAGGCGCATCGCCACACCACCGCCGACGTCATCACGAAAGACAACGTCGACAGACTCACTCTCGAGTACGAGCTGACGGTCGGGGCAAACTCCAGCATGGAGGGATCGCCAATCGTCGTGCCTGGCAACCCACCAGTAATGTACCAGACCAACGGACCGAGCCACGTGAAGGCGATCGACGCCCGGGAGGGCGAGGTTCTCTGGAGCTACACGTACCCGGCGCCCGAGGACGCGGTCCTGTGCTGTGACGACAACAACCGCGGCGTCGCGGTCTGGCGGGACAAAGTCTACATGACCTCGCTGGACTCGGGCGTGCAGGCGCTCAACCGCTACACCGGCGAGGAGGAGTGGTACACCAGCACCGCCGACTACAAAGAAGGATACTCCGCGACGTGGGCACCGATCGTCTACGACGGCGTCGTCTTCACCGGCAGCGCCGGCGGCGAATACGGCGTCCGCGGATTCCACTGCGCGCTCGACGCCGAGACGGGCGAGGAACTTTGGCGAACGCAGACTTGCCCCGAGGAGGAGTATGTTGGCGAATCGATCAAACAGTCCGGCGGAACCAACTGGATGAGCGCAACCCTCGATCGAGAGCGCGAGCTCCTATATATCAACGTCGGAAACCCGAGTCCCGATTTCAACGGTACCGTCCGGCCGGGGCCGAATCGTAATACTTGCTCAACCGTCGCCATCGATATCCACACCGGTGACATCCAGTGGGCTCACCAAGAATCCTCGCACGATCTCTGGGATTACGACGCCGGAATGATGCGGATGATCCTTCGCGACGTAGAGATCGATGCTCGCGACTACACGGGTGATGTCGTCTACAGTGCCGGAAAGACGTCGTGGTCATACACGATGCATCCCGACACGGGCGATCTGCTGGTTCGCGGCGAGCCGATCACCCAGCAGATCAACTTCATGAAGATGGTACCGCACGTCGACGAAGAGCGCGACTACGTAATGCTCCCCGGACTCCTCGGCGGGCAAGACTGGCAGCCTGCATCGTACGATCCCAACACGGGCCTGTGTTACCATAAGACGCTCAACACGCCTCACTGGATCAAGTGGCGCAACGAAGAGTACCAGCCCGGCGAGAAGTTCTGGGGCGGCGTCGTTGATGTCGAACCGAACGAGGAACTCATCCCGGACGAGTACAACGGTCACATCAGCGCCATCGCCGCCGTCGATCCCACGACGGGGAAGGTCGTCTGGCGCGACTGGATCGACAGCGACCGCTACCTATGGGGCGGCACGATGACGACCGCGTCCGGTCTCCTGTTCGCCGGGACCCAGAACGGCGACATGATTGCCTACGACAACGAGTCCGGCGAGCGCCTCTGGGAGTACAACCTCTCGGACAAGGCCATCGCAGGCGACCCGGTCGGGTGGTACGACCCCGTAACAGAGAAACAGTACGTCGCGATCCAGGTCGGCGGCAGCGGCTTCGTCGGTCGCGGTCCGCGCGGCGACAGGCTTGCCGTCTTCTCACTGAAAGCGTAG
- the fer gene encoding ferredoxin Fer: protein MVIDLPAVGPGTEDDSDEEDDLPPAELEYLDYRAVVEHGWDVDDDDLFERASEAELGEREHGTIEIDRDETLLRSAEANDLKWGSQCRSGTCNICTAVLKSGDAEMDMNLALSDDEVEERGLRLTCVCKPVSDELQVVFNATPEADGNPGG from the coding sequence ATGGTTATCGATCTCCCTGCGGTGGGACCCGGAACCGAGGACGACTCCGACGAAGAGGATGATCTGCCGCCAGCCGAACTCGAATATCTCGATTACAGAGCCGTCGTTGAGCACGGATGGGATGTCGACGATGACGACCTCTTTGAGAGGGCCTCGGAGGCAGAACTCGGCGAACGCGAACACGGAACGATAGAGATCGACCGCGACGAGACCCTGCTTAGATCCGCGGAAGCGAACGACCTCAAATGGGGATCGCAGTGCCGGTCCGGGACCTGTAACATTTGTACTGCCGTACTGAAGAGCGGCGACGCGGAAATGGATATGAATCTCGCGCTCTCCGACGACGAAGTTGAGGAACGGGGATTGCGTCTCACCTGTGTCTGTAAGCCGGTTAGTGACGAACTCCAGGTGGTGTTCAACGCAACACCCGAAGCGGACGGAAATCCAGGCGGTTGA
- a CDS encoding helix-turn-helix domain-containing protein has translation MNRREDEFDTDLSMRDIVLLKIRIDNPTAPVREIREILEEQYGIELSHNRVNELLREMADKDVFREVILPNEQIFDYHIFRIAFHYPNFEQQWEECYWELVEDPHVIMFFNADSYYHWQLLTQFNDDREAERWIHHFFKKHGSLIAQFDNTKFPTVHKFHTDASIFDEQLWRSEEGRKYLQHAKEDPHEKGVITADGGNDVQS, from the coding sequence ATGAATCGCAGAGAAGACGAATTTGATACCGATCTCTCGATGAGAGATATCGTTCTTTTGAAAATTCGTATAGACAATCCGACTGCTCCTGTCCGAGAGATCAGAGAGATACTCGAAGAGCAATACGGAATCGAGCTGTCCCACAACCGCGTGAATGAACTTCTTCGAGAAATGGCCGACAAGGACGTCTTTCGCGAGGTCATCCTCCCCAATGAGCAAATTTTCGACTATCATATTTTCAGAATTGCATTCCACTATCCAAACTTCGAACAGCAGTGGGAAGAGTGTTACTGGGAACTCGTCGAGGATCCACACGTAATCATGTTCTTTAACGCTGACAGTTACTACCATTGGCAGCTTCTCACGCAGTTCAATGACGACCGCGAGGCGGAGCGTTGGATCCACCACTTCTTCAAAAAGCACGGCTCACTAATCGCGCAGTTCGATAACACGAAGTTCCCGACGGTTCACAAATTTCATACTGATGCGTCCATCTTCGACGAACAGCTATGGCGGAGCGAAGAGGGGCGGAAATATCTGCAACACGCGAAGGAAGACCCCCACGAGAAGGGCGTGATCACTGCCGACGGTGGAAACGACGTACAGTCCTGA
- a CDS encoding aldehyde dehydrogenase family protein — MVSNSKGPNEQSTTVRERHREAARELIRDENIKLYLGGEWVDSDSGQSIDVTNPTTGEPLATVQAGNRADVERAVTAAWRGFDTWSEYEPRERQQMLTEIADRIDAERERFAQLDVLDNGKPITEARIDIELVVDHFRYFAGALRTLEGRTVPTNGNRHVETIREPYGVVGQITPWNFPLLMAAWKLAPALAAGNAVVLKPAEETPLSLIELVHQIDDLVPAGTINVVTGYGPEAGRALVRHDRIRKLAFTGAVETGRGVMKDAAGSITDLTLELGGKSPILVFPDADVDTAVDVAIDAMFYNTGECCCAGSRLFVHEAIHDEFVSAFVDAAEVLTIADPLLESTDIGPEITRTQLNRTEHYIKLAEDVGAEILIGGRAPASEALADGNFIEPTIIAEVPHDTRVVQEEIFGPVELVFEWTGYDEMMRFANNVDFGLAAGIVTDSLSTAHRAARDIEAGNIWVNQHNDFPAGQPFGGYKQSGIGRETARETIEAYTQTKTINYKLNQ; from the coding sequence ATGGTATCAAACTCCAAGGGACCGAACGAGCAGTCGACCACGGTTCGCGAGAGGCACCGAGAGGCCGCCCGAGAACTGATCAGGGACGAAAATATCAAGCTTTACCTCGGCGGCGAGTGGGTCGATAGCGACTCAGGACAGTCGATCGACGTAACGAATCCCACGACAGGAGAACCATTGGCGACGGTTCAGGCCGGAAACAGGGCCGACGTCGAGCGCGCCGTCACGGCCGCATGGCGTGGATTCGACACTTGGAGCGAATACGAACCGCGCGAACGTCAGCAGATGCTCACGGAAATTGCGGACAGAATCGACGCCGAACGGGAACGCTTTGCCCAGCTCGACGTGCTCGATAACGGGAAACCGATCACGGAGGCGAGGATCGATATCGAACTCGTCGTCGATCACTTTCGCTATTTCGCCGGCGCGCTTCGAACGCTCGAGGGTCGCACGGTTCCGACGAATGGTAACAGACACGTAGAAACGATTCGCGAACCGTACGGCGTCGTCGGGCAGATCACACCCTGGAACTTTCCGCTGTTGATGGCGGCGTGGAAACTCGCACCCGCGCTCGCAGCGGGGAACGCGGTCGTCCTCAAGCCCGCGGAGGAGACGCCGCTTTCGCTCATCGAGCTCGTCCATCAGATCGACGACTTGGTTCCCGCCGGGACGATAAACGTGGTCACGGGATACGGACCCGAGGCCGGACGGGCGCTCGTCCGGCACGACCGGATCAGGAAACTCGCGTTCACCGGCGCTGTCGAAACGGGTCGCGGAGTAATGAAGGACGCGGCCGGCAGCATCACCGATCTCACACTCGAACTCGGCGGAAAGAGTCCCATTCTGGTCTTCCCGGACGCCGACGTCGATACGGCGGTCGACGTCGCCATCGATGCAATGTTCTACAACACCGGGGAGTGTTGCTGTGCAGGGTCTCGGTTATTCGTCCACGAAGCGATCCACGACGAGTTTGTTTCGGCGTTCGTTGATGCGGCGGAAGTACTCACGATTGCGGATCCGCTCCTCGAATCGACAGATATCGGACCGGAGATAACGCGAACGCAGCTCAACCGGACCGAACATTACATCAAACTCGCCGAAGACGTCGGCGCGGAGATCCTCATAGGCGGCCGCGCACCGGCGAGCGAGGCGCTCGCTGACGGAAACTTTATCGAACCAACGATTATCGCCGAGGTCCCTCACGATACCCGCGTCGTCCAAGAAGAGATCTTCGGGCCGGTCGAACTTGTCTTCGAGTGGACGGGCTACGACGAGATGATGCGTTTCGCAAACAATGTCGACTTCGGGCTCGCCGCGGGAATCGTCACCGACAGCCTCTCTACCGCGCATCGCGCCGCGCGCGATATCGAAGCCGGAAACATCTGGGTAAACCAGCACAACGACTTCCCGGCTGGACAGCCGTTCGGCGGATACAAACAATCCGGAATCGGCCGTGAGACGGCTCGAGAGACGATCGAAGCGTATACCCAGACGAAAACAATCAACTATAAGCTAAACCAATGA
- a CDS encoding aldehyde ferredoxin oxidoreductase family protein → MTELGGFQDRVARVDLTTGGVTYESIDEDDARKYIGARGLGVKYVFEQGPDVDPLGPDNLLAFMNGPLSGTQVTMSGRIAVCTKSPLTGTVTDSHQGGWSGARLKWAGFDGLLFEGEADEPVYAYIEDGEVELRDAAHLWGKGVHETRDAIEEEVDGSYGKNLSIMGIGPGGENGVRYACIMNEDDRASGRGGTGCVMGSKNLKAVVVKSNTRMPQPADSETFQEGHRQAMQAITESEVTAPNEGGLSMYGTNVLMNIGEEMDGLPTKNGRYTSTASMHEAEGVDIDAERVSGENVRENILVDEPTCHSCPVACKKEVEVQVMHKGEEMNVRTESYEYESAYALGPNSGHTERDDIALMIDRCNDMGVDTIETGNMMAMAMEMSEEGKLEDVGELDWGDSETMVDMIERIACREDDLADLLAEGARRIADRKDAHDNSLAVKGQTIAAYDPRCMKGMGIGYATSNRGACHLRGYTPAAEILGIPEKVDPYEYEGKGELTAEFQDLHAISDSFDICKFNAFAEGIEEYVTQYNGMTGFDVTEDDLLEAGERIYNLERYYNNLAGFDGADDSLPARFLEDGIRGQGASEGEYCELEEMKDEYYKHRGWVDGVVPDDKLDELGIDIGPGTGVSAGDSSAPADD, encoded by the coding sequence ATGACTGAACTAGGTGGCTTCCAGGATCGGGTCGCTCGGGTCGACCTGACTACTGGAGGCGTCACATACGAGTCGATCGACGAGGACGACGCGCGAAAGTACATCGGCGCGCGCGGATTGGGGGTGAAGTACGTCTTCGAGCAGGGGCCGGACGTCGACCCGCTCGGGCCGGACAACCTGCTCGCGTTCATGAACGGGCCGCTGTCGGGGACGCAGGTGACGATGAGCGGGCGCATCGCCGTCTGCACGAAGTCGCCGCTGACCGGCACCGTCACCGACAGTCACCAGGGCGGCTGGTCGGGCGCCCGGCTGAAGTGGGCCGGCTTCGACGGCCTGCTGTTCGAGGGCGAGGCCGACGAGCCGGTCTACGCGTACATCGAAGACGGCGAGGTCGAACTCCGGGACGCCGCCCACCTCTGGGGGAAAGGCGTCCACGAGACGCGCGATGCGATCGAGGAGGAGGTCGACGGCTCCTACGGCAAGAACCTCTCGATCATGGGCATCGGCCCCGGCGGCGAGAACGGGGTTCGGTACGCCTGCATCATGAACGAGGACGACCGCGCCTCCGGGCGCGGCGGCACCGGCTGCGTGATGGGGTCGAAAAACCTCAAGGCGGTCGTCGTCAAGTCCAACACGCGGATGCCACAGCCCGCCGATTCTGAGACCTTCCAGGAGGGTCACCGGCAGGCGATGCAGGCGATCACGGAATCCGAGGTCACCGCACCCAACGAGGGCGGCCTCTCGATGTACGGGACGAACGTCCTGATGAACATCGGCGAGGAGATGGATGGTCTCCCTACCAAGAACGGTCGCTACACATCGACCGCGAGCATGCACGAGGCCGAAGGGGTCGATATCGACGCCGAGCGCGTCTCTGGCGAGAACGTCCGCGAGAATATTTTGGTCGACGAACCGACCTGTCACTCCTGTCCGGTCGCCTGCAAGAAGGAGGTTGAGGTGCAGGTGATGCACAAAGGCGAGGAGATGAACGTCCGCACGGAGTCCTACGAGTACGAGTCGGCCTACGCCCTCGGCCCCAACTCCGGCCACACCGAGCGCGACGACATCGCGCTGATGATCGACCGCTGTAACGACATGGGCGTCGACACCATCGAGACGGGCAACATGATGGCGATGGCCATGGAGATGTCCGAGGAGGGCAAACTCGAGGACGTCGGCGAACTCGACTGGGGCGACTCCGAGACGATGGTCGACATGATCGAGCGCATCGCCTGCCGCGAGGACGACCTCGCGGACCTCCTCGCCGAGGGAGCGCGCCGGATCGCCGACCGGAAGGACGCCCACGACAACTCGCTGGCAGTCAAGGGTCAGACCATCGCGGCCTACGATCCCCGCTGCATGAAGGGGATGGGCATCGGCTACGCAACCTCAAACCGCGGTGCCTGCCACCTCCGGGGCTACACGCCGGCAGCCGAGATTCTCGGCATTCCCGAGAAGGTGGACCCCTACGAGTACGAGGGTAAGGGCGAACTCACCGCCGAGTTCCAGGACCTCCACGCCATCTCGGACTCGTTCGACATCTGCAAGTTCAACGCCTTCGCGGAGGGCATCGAGGAGTACGTCACCCAGTATAACGGGATGACCGGCTTCGACGTCACCGAAGACGACCTCCTCGAGGCAGGCGAACGGATCTACAACCTCGAGCGCTACTACAACAACCTGGCCGGTTTCGACGGCGCGGACGATTCGCTGCCCGCCCGCTTCCTCGAGGACGGCATCCGCGGCCAGGGCGCCTCGGAGGGCGAGTACTGCGAACTCGAGGAGATGAAAGACGAGTACTATAAACACCGCGGCTGGGTCGACGGCGTCGTTCCCGATGATAAACTGGACGAACTTGGTATCGACATCGGTCCTGGCACGGGCGTCTCCGCTGGCGACTCATCGGCGCCAGCCGACGACTGA
- a CDS encoding winged helix-turn-helix domain-containing protein, producing the protein MLHELTHGPKYVSELTEAVGMDSKTAAHHLTVLEDAGLLEHYYRGNRKYYRLVQSVRFEASPPPERSFVLQANERSMHSRSD; encoded by the coding sequence ATTCTCCACGAACTCACACATGGACCAAAGTATGTCTCGGAACTTACTGAGGCAGTCGGAATGGACAGTAAAACCGCAGCTCACCACCTCACCGTGCTAGAAGACGCGGGATTGCTGGAACACTACTACCGGGGGAACCGAAAGTACTATCGGTTGGTCCAGAGTGTTCGTTTTGAAGCGTCACCACCACCGGAGCGATCGTTCGTGTTGCAAGCAAACGAACGGTCTATGCACAGTCGGTCGGATTAA
- a CDS encoding universal stress protein, whose amino-acid sequence MNDYEIESTGVQINHEVGKTLVPIDGSPESDEALKFALETFPETEITALHVFRLPEGYWAAFVKSEEQFPQYKSLVSDAEDLLKVARQKASERGIEIDTMATSGKPAQTIVEQAVNGGFDQIVIGSHGRRGLARLVYGSVSESVVRRSPTSVIIVRHAGDTRDSETPPAITTSNRPERVQCP is encoded by the coding sequence ATGAACGACTACGAAATCGAATCGACTGGCGTGCAGATCAACCACGAGGTCGGAAAGACTCTGGTTCCAATAGACGGCTCACCCGAGTCTGATGAGGCATTGAAATTCGCACTTGAAACGTTTCCCGAGACGGAGATTACGGCGCTGCATGTGTTTCGGCTTCCCGAGGGATACTGGGCAGCGTTCGTGAAATCTGAAGAGCAGTTTCCTCAGTACAAGTCGCTGGTAAGCGACGCAGAGGACCTGTTAAAAGTAGCTCGACAGAAAGCATCTGAAAGAGGAATTGAGATCGACACGATGGCAACATCGGGCAAACCGGCGCAAACGATCGTCGAACAGGCCGTCAACGGTGGATTCGACCAGATCGTTATCGGAAGCCACGGCCGTCGTGGACTTGCTCGCCTGGTGTATGGAAGCGTTTCTGAAAGCGTTGTTCGTCGATCACCCACTTCGGTTATCATAGTGCGGCACGCTGGAGATACTCGTGATAGTGAAACGCCACCTGCAATTACAACGAGTAATCGACCAGAAAGAGTACAGTGCCCTTGA
- a CDS encoding antibiotic biosynthesis monooxygenase family protein gives MIALIWHGRTRVSKADQYLEFIEQRAIPDYESVEGNRAAFVLRRIEGDEAHFLTLTFWESEMAIEAFVAPDIETAKYYSEDENFLLEFEPTVRHFEVYPSTRSRY, from the coding sequence ATGATTGCTCTCATCTGGCACGGACGAACGCGTGTATCGAAAGCAGACCAGTACCTTGAGTTCATCGAGCAACGAGCGATTCCGGACTACGAGTCGGTCGAGGGGAACCGAGCCGCGTTTGTCCTCCGTCGGATCGAAGGCGACGAGGCGCACTTCCTCACGCTCACGTTCTGGGAGTCAGAAATGGCTATCGAGGCGTTCGTTGCCCCTGATATCGAGACGGCGAAATACTATTCCGAAGACGAAAACTTCCTGCTGGAGTTCGAGCCGACGGTCAGGCACTTCGAGGTATATCCGTCAACGCGGTCACGTTACTGA